The sequence GAGCCAGACGATTACCGGTCCGGACGGGGGGACCATCCATTTCGATGTGGAACCCTTCCGAAAGCACTGCCTGCTCAACGGTCTCGATGATATCGGACTGACGCTTCAGAAAGCGGACGCAATTGACGCTTTCGAGGCCAGGTATCGAGGGGAGGCACCTTGGCTGTAAGAGGATATTCCGCGCATGGACAAGCGGGGTTCGTGAACACCCTTGGCCGACTGACCTCCGCTATCTCGCGCGCGTTTCTCGTGCTCGTCTTCATTGCCGCACCGGCATTCCTTCTGCCCGAGACCTCGCGGACCGGGCAGGAGATCTCCCTGATCATCGGCGCCCTGCTCGCCGTGTTCACGATGTTCGAATACGCCTCGTCGCATCCGGGGCTGATCGATTTCCGCTTCGCACCGCCCTACAACCGCTTCCGCTTCTTCTCCTTCGCGGTAATGGTGATGGCGCTGGTCTTCCTGTGCCGCGCCGATGCAGGAGCCGACGCATTTTCCGCCGATCTTCTGACCCTGACCGATGACCTCGTTGATTATCTCAGCGTGCCGCTCAGTCCCGTGGTGCTGGCGAGCGGCCTGATCACCGACGATCCGACCGGGCTCAACCCGCTGGTGGAGCGGGCCGCGGCGCTGAGCTTCGCGATCGCCGTCGTCTCGATCTCCTTCTTCACGCTCTTCGTCTGGATCTTCCGTTGGCCGGCCGAGCGGGAGAGCTTCAACCTCTGGGTCAACCTGCCGACCTTCGATCCGACGCTGGGCAAGGACATCTCCTGGCGGCTGCGCCGGGCGGGCCTCGTCAACGTGATCGTCGCGGTCGCCCTGCCCTACACCACCATTCCCATCGCCTCGCGCGGGGGCGGGTGGTTCGATCCGTCGGCACTCGGCAACAACCAGGCGCTGGTCTGGGGCTGCGTGTTCTGGGCCTTCCTGCCGGTCGCGCTCTTCAACCGCGGCATGGCGATGCTGAAGATCGCATGGCTGATCGACCGCGCCCGTACGGACTGATCGCGCTTGCGGGCGCGCTGTTTCTGGCAGCGCCCGCTCTGGCTGACACCGTTCGGGTCGCCACCTTCAACGCCTCCCTCTCCCGCGATACGGCGGGAGCCCTGCTTCAGGACATCGAGGATCGCGACGCGCAGGTCCTTGCCGCAGCCGAAGTGATCCTCGCCGTCGCGCCGGACGTCCTGCTCCTCAACGAGATCGACCACGACCCGCAGTCGCGGTCGCTGGATGCCTTCATTGCGCTGCTGGCGGAGCGGGGGCTCGTCTACGAGCACAGCTTTACCGCGCCGGTGAATACCGGGGAGCTGACGGGGCTCGACCTCGACGGGGACGGCAGCACCACCGGGCCGAACGACGCCTATGGCTGGGGCCGCTGGCCGGGCCATTTCGGGATGGCCGTGCTCAGCCGCTATCCGCTGGGCGAGGCGCGCAGCTTCCGCCTGCTCCGCTGGGCCGAGTTCGAGGGCAACCTGATGCCCGAGGAGGTTCAGGAGCCCGCGCGCAGCGTGCTTCGCCTCTCCTCGAAGTCCCATTGGGATGTACCCGTCGAGCTGCCGGGCGGGCCGGTGCACCTGCTCGCCAGCCACCCGACGCCGCCGGTTTTCGACGGGCCGGAGGACACGAACGGCCGGCGCAACCATGACGAGGTGATGTTCTGGGTGCGCTATCTCGACGGCACGCCCTTCACCGATGATGCGGGCGTGACCGCCGCGCTCGGCGACGCACCGGTGATCGTCGCGGGCGATCTCAACGCGGACCCGTTCGATGGCGATGCCCGGCGGGAGGCTCTTGCGGCGCTCCTCGCACACCCGCGGTTGCAGGACCCGGGACAGGAAAGCGCGGGCGCCATCGCCGCGGCGGAGATGCAGGGCGGCCTCAACGCAGCCCACGCCGGCCCCGCCGCACAGGATACCTCCGACTGGAACGACGAGCGCGGCCCCGGCAACCTGCGCGTGGACTACGTACTGCCCTCCGCGGATCTCGAGGTCAGCGGCAGCGGCGTCTGGTGGCCCGCCCCCGACAAACCGGGCGCGGAGCATGTCGGCTTCGGCGAGGCCATCAGTTCCGACCACCGCCTCGTCTGGGTCGATATCGAGGTCGACTGACGTCCCGAACACTCCCGACCACAGGACCGCCTTTGGACACCCGCAACCGCCTGCGCCACAGCGCGATTCCAACGCGGCGGCTTCCTTGAATTGCAACCGCCCGCGGGCTATCGACGGGGCAACCACGCCAAGCCCGAAAGGACGCGCCGATGACCCCTCCCTCCATCCTTATCCTGCCCGGCGACGGGATCGGTCCGGAAGTCATGGCGGAGGTGCGGCGTGTCATCGACTGGTTCGGCGCGAACCGCTCGCTGAACTTCGAGGTGATCGAGGATCTGGTGGGCGGTGCCGCCTATGACGAACACGGCACCCCGCTGACCGACGACACGATGGCGAAGGCGCAAGCGGTCGACGCCGTCCTGCTCGGTGCCGTCGGCGGGCCAAAATACGACGATCTTGACTTCTCGGTGAAGCCGGAGCGGGGCCTCCTGCGCCTGCGCAAGGAGATGGACCTCTTCTCCAACCTGCGCCCAGCGCAGTGCTTCGACGCGCTCGCCGATTTCTCTTCGCTCAAGCGCGACGTGGTCGCGGGCCTCGACATCATGATCGTGCGCGAGCTGACCTCCGGCATCTATTTCGGCGAGCCCCGCGGGATCATCGAGGAGGGCAACGAGCGTGTCGGCATCAACACGCAACGCTACACCACCTCCGAGATCGTGCGCGTCGCCCGCTCCGCCTTCGAGCTTGCCCGCCGTCGCGACGGCAAGGTCTGCTCGATGGAGAAGGCCAACGTGATGGAGAGCGGGATCCTCTGGCGCGAGGAGGTGCAGAAGCTTCGTGACGAGGAGTACCCGGATATCGAGCTCAGCCACATGTACGCCGACGCCGGCGCCATGCAGCTCGTTCGCTGGCCCAAACAGTTCGACGTGATCGTGACCGACAACCTCTTCGGCGACCTCTTGTCGGACGCGGCGGCAATGCTGACCGGCTCGCTCGGTATGCTGCCCTCCGCCTCCCTCGGCGCGCCGATGGAGAACGGGATGCCCAAGGCGCTCTACGAGCCAGTCCACGGCTCTGCGCCGGACATCGCGGGCCAGGGGAAGGCGAACCCGATCGCCTGCATCCTCTCCTTCGCGATGGCGCTGCGCTACTCCTTCGACCAGGGCGAAGAGGCCGACCGGCTGGAAAAGGCGGTGGAGAACGCCCTCGCCGACGGCGCCCG is a genomic window of Pontivivens ytuae containing:
- a CDS encoding endonuclease/exonuclease/phosphatase family protein, with the translated sequence MADRPRPYGLIALAGALFLAAPALADTVRVATFNASLSRDTAGALLQDIEDRDAQVLAAAEVILAVAPDVLLLNEIDHDPQSRSLDAFIALLAERGLVYEHSFTAPVNTGELTGLDLDGDGSTTGPNDAYGWGRWPGHFGMAVLSRYPLGEARSFRLLRWAEFEGNLMPEEVQEPARSVLRLSSKSHWDVPVELPGGPVHLLASHPTPPVFDGPEDTNGRRNHDEVMFWVRYLDGTPFTDDAGVTAALGDAPVIVAGDLNADPFDGDARREALAALLAHPRLQDPGQESAGAIAAAEMQGGLNAAHAGPAAQDTSDWNDERGPGNLRVDYVLPSADLEVSGSGVWWPAPDKPGAEHVGFGEAISSDHRLVWVDIEVD
- the leuB gene encoding 3-isopropylmalate dehydrogenase, with translation MTPPSILILPGDGIGPEVMAEVRRVIDWFGANRSLNFEVIEDLVGGAAYDEHGTPLTDDTMAKAQAVDAVLLGAVGGPKYDDLDFSVKPERGLLRLRKEMDLFSNLRPAQCFDALADFSSLKRDVVAGLDIMIVRELTSGIYFGEPRGIIEEGNERVGINTQRYTTSEIVRVARSAFELARRRDGKVCSMEKANVMESGILWREEVQKLRDEEYPDIELSHMYADAGAMQLVRWPKQFDVIVTDNLFGDLLSDAAAMLTGSLGMLPSASLGAPMENGMPKALYEPVHGSAPDIAGQGKANPIACILSFAMALRYSFDQGEEADRLEKAVENALADGARTGDLMGPDGGTPLSTSGMGDAILKALDETL